In one window of Dissulfuribacter thermophilus DNA:
- the clpS gene encoding ATP-dependent Clp protease adapter ClpS, which yields MDETRFSEFADIEEEADEVVEEPPLYKVILLNDDYTTMDFVVGILEEIFHKTPSEATQIMLLIHNTGSGVCGIYPKEIAETKIEQVHSKAKNAGFPLRAVMEKE from the coding sequence GTGGACGAAACTCGATTTTCAGAATTTGCAGACATTGAGGAAGAAGCAGATGAAGTAGTAGAAGAACCCCCCTTATATAAGGTTATACTTTTAAATGATGATTACACTACTATGGATTTTGTTGTGGGAATTTTGGAAGAAATCTTCCATAAAACACCTTCAGAAGCGACTCAGATTATGTTACTCATACACAATACAGGGTCTGGAGTCTGTGGGATTTATCCTAAAGAGATTGCAGAAACTAAAATAGAACAGGTCCACTCTAAGGCGAAAAATGCCGGTTTTCCCCTTAGAGCCGTTATGGAAAAGGAGTAA